Genomic DNA from Thermosipho ferrireducens:
AATCTGGTTATGCGGTAACGCGAATAGAAGGTTTAAAGCTTACCAAAGATAGCACGACGCTGAATGAAGCAAAGTTAAGAGTGGCTTCTGTTGGAGTTACTAAAAGTTTGAATCCAATAGAAGTGGATGTGAAATTTTTCGAAGATGCTACTAAGGCAACTCCTGTTGATTTATCAAATGTTACAGGTGATGTTTATGTATCAATTATAGCAACTGGTATGGAATATGATGTCAGTATAATTTATGCAAAAGCTGGAAATGTACCTGGTTCTGGATTTTTAACATCTCCAAGGCTCTATGTTTCAAATTCAACCACAGTTGAAGGTACAATTACAGTTGCGGGATTTGAAGGAGAAACACCGATTTATGTAGTTGTTTTTGATAAAAATGATAATATGTTAGAAAAGATTTTCTATGCCAATATAAATAAGGTATCGAAAGAAGTTAAAGGGTATGAAATTGAAAAGGTCAGCGAAGCAACAGGAGATTATAATTTAGCTGCTTATACAAGACGTGGTGGTATAAAGTTTTATGGAGGAAGAGATTCTATATTTAACAAAAAAGATAGAGTCGTTCCGGAATTTTTCAAAAAAACAAGACGTATAAACGCAGCGCCAGAAAAAGATACAAATCTCTGGATAGAAGTCTACTGGGTAGCCTGGGAAAATTCCAGTGCAAGTTCAACAACTGATGAACCAGAAGCTTATAGGGTTTACAGAAGTTTTGATGGGACAAATTATGAAGCAATAGCTACTGTTCCATCAGGTTATGATTACTATCGTGATGCATCGCCTCAACTTGAAGTCGGGAAAGAAACATGGTATGGAGTGGCTGCGGTTTATCCAGGATATGAAGCGACTATGGTGAAACTTGGCTCTGTTGTTCCTCTTGATGTGTTTGAAGTGAAGTATATAAGTCCAACAGATGGAGCAACAAATGTATCCAGAGATCCGGTATTTTCATGGGAAATAATAAATCCTGTTAAAAGTTCAGAGGGGAATCCTGTATATTATTGGGATATATGGCTTTATGATGAAACTTTAAATGATTATGGGTACTATTCATTAAGTGGCTATGGATATCCATATTATTCTATGTTTATTACTGAAGTAACTGGTGTATCTTTTAAATTTAGTGCACCTCCATCAGGAGCATGGTGGGTAGATTTTGGGGCTGGAAGCTGGTATTCTTATAATGAGCTTCAAGCGAATAAAACATATGAGTGGGGAAACGAGCTTATGGTTGCAGTAGTTGAGGATGCAACGGATAATACAGTTGCATATTCGATACACACTGATCTGGGAAAAAGATTCGATCCATTTAGTATTGAGCCTGAGATTTATAATACATTCACAACTGGTGAAAATTGATGAAAGGGGGACATGGGATGAAGATAATATTTAGATATGTTGTACCTTTAACGATTTTATTGTTGTTAGTGCTTTCTGCGTGTGGATTGAACAATTCGCTAAATGATTCTCTTTCAATGAAAAATAATGAAGGTATTATAAAGTATCCTTCTGTTGAAAATGTCGATATGAAGTACCAGGAAGGTAAGGTATTGGTTGGTTATGAAAATCGGGAGAGTGTCCAAAAGATTATTGAGGTATTAAATGGAGAAATTTCCGTTGATCTTCCCCAGATAAAAATGGTATCTATTAAATTTGACGGTACAGTGGAAGAAGCTTTTAAGAAACTTTCAAAAATAGATCTTTCTGGTATAAAGTATGTTGAGCCAAGTTACGTCAGGCAGATTATAGATCCTAAACCTGTTTCAGATTCTGTAATATATCGAGATTTAGATGGAATCAAAACGTTTGCAACAACTGGAGGTTCTGATGAAGAGTTTTCTAAATATCTATGGGGTCTTGATGCAATTAATGCAAGAACAGCCTGGGAGACTGCCACAGGTTCTGGAGTTGTGGTAGCAGTTATTGATACGGGTGTGGATGGAATGCATCCTGATCTTGTTGGACAGGTTATTAAAGGATATAGACCACTGACAGATGAAATCCTGGAAGCTGGTACAGATTCTTCTTATGGAGGGGCACATGGTACACACGTTGCAGGAACTATTGCCG
This window encodes:
- a CDS encoding carboxypeptidase-like regulatory domain-containing protein; this encodes MKKFYLFIFVVGFLFLTTSCLQLFPLLTGGIEFYVTDYNSGAAVEGASVKILDESGGIRGEGVTDTEGKVTISSVLKGDEELLDVVITKSGYAVTRIEGLKLTKDSTTLNEAKLRVASVGVTKSLNPIEVDVKFFEDATKATPVDLSNVTGDVYVSIIATGMEYDVSIIYAKAGNVPGSGFLTSPRLYVSNSTTVEGTITVAGFEGETPIYVVVFDKNDNMLEKIFYANINKVSKEVKGYEIEKVSEATGDYNLAAYTRRGGIKFYGGRDSIFNKKDRVVPEFFKKTRRINAAPEKDTNLWIEVYWVAWENSSASSTTDEPEAYRVYRSFDGTNYEAIATVPSGYDYYRDASPQLEVGKETWYGVAAVYPGYEATMVKLGSVVPLDVFEVKYISPTDGATNVSRDPVFSWEIINPVKSSEGNPVYYWDIWLYDETLNDYGYYSLSGYGYPYYSMFITEVTGVSFKFSAPPSGAWWVDFGAGSWYSYNELQANKTYEWGNELMVAVVEDATDNTVAYSIHTDLGKRFDPFSIEPEIYNTFTTGEN